The Sulfurospirillum tamanense genome includes a region encoding these proteins:
- a CDS encoding response regulator transcription factor, which translates to MKILLLEDNERLSDLIIEALDQSRYQVDAFSDGKKALEAIDNGYDCFILDINVPGIDGLTLLKEIRFLDSQTPAIIISANIDLETIKEAYCDGCDEYLKKPFYVDELVFKVDKLCKPTHTKLHFSETVFFDTHAQLLYENNEEVKLAKKEILLLNLMAKHLDKIITFEMIECYVWEGELTSLENVRALVKRLRKKLPSETLLSQGGMGYKLRYM; encoded by the coding sequence ATGAAAATACTCCTCCTTGAAGACAATGAGCGCCTAAGCGATCTCATCATTGAAGCCCTTGATCAGTCGCGCTACCAAGTAGACGCATTTAGTGATGGTAAAAAAGCCCTAGAAGCCATTGATAACGGCTACGACTGCTTCATTTTAGACATCAATGTCCCTGGAATCGATGGACTCACGCTCCTTAAAGAAATTCGTTTCCTAGACAGCCAAACACCTGCCATTATCATCAGTGCCAACATTGACCTTGAAACCATCAAAGAAGCCTACTGCGATGGGTGCGACGAATACCTCAAAAAGCCCTTCTATGTGGATGAGTTGGTTTTCAAAGTAGACAAATTATGTAAACCCACGCACACGAAATTGCATTTTTCGGAGACTGTTTTTTTCGACACCCACGCGCAGCTTTTATACGAAAATAATGAAGAAGTCAAGCTGGCCAAAAAAGAGATTCTACTGCTTAATCTCATGGCAAAACATTTGGATAAAATCATTACCTTTGAAATGATTGAGTGTTACGTCTGGGAAGGGGAGCTTACGAGCCTCGAAAACGTCCGCGCACTCGTCAAACGCTTGCGCAAAAAACTCCCCTCAGAGACACTGCTCTCCCAAGGAGGAATGGGCTACAAACTGCGTTACATGTAA
- a CDS encoding sensor histidine kinase — protein sequence MRIVVLLVFCFASLLWASYDKEILLLQSYNKGLKWTDGISLGVESVFKDYPEYEITTEYMDSKKIDSPEYFQTVLELYRKKFTGRRYEVVIVADNFAFEFALEHGSTLFPNTPIVFCGVENFDPMQLQIHQATYKTTGIVEYKEVDKTFELIDALVPNLQKVYIISDKAYSSRRIKEQIFQAKEKYLERFEIIYDNDILLETLPQKLAQLPVRSAVLFTSLYRDTREIYVPYAKLKSFFKETQLPIFALTSIHLDEGVVGGIMVDPFTQGSEAAKKALEILGGISPMDIPITTPQAQPMFDMNMLTKHALLTEALPKNSIIINMPLGFLERNRELVNSVFTLSPLLLFFTIALLFGLYKKTVLEEQMRAQNELDSVLLNTIQSAIFWRSHEGILLGCNRALCTLLNKPKKELIGHHITQIMPNLKDFMREEEGSFKTDIELSYVDIDGKKRDLMIRRKRFERGVVTIMTDVTEKRKIELEYKRHEQFVLQRSKQSEVGEMLASIAHQWKTPLIEISAIAQSLVYARKKHAITQEEAKAFSMEIMEQVSYMTQTIDDFRAFIKPSTKPVVFCVKDAIEDILKILNHTLKYNYITSIFTCKDEDIALQTYGYPNEFKQTLLNIINNAKDAIIKQRIAGKKAGQITITLSQTAHNAILGIEDDGGGMDPESLPHVFDPFYSTKEHGDGFGLYMAKLIIEDKMQGRILASNTDKGAKISIHLAKNTSNG from the coding sequence ATGCGCATCGTAGTGCTTTTGGTGTTTTGTTTCGCCTCTTTACTTTGGGCCTCTTATGACAAAGAAATTCTTTTGCTTCAATCCTACAACAAGGGATTAAAATGGACCGATGGCATCTCTTTGGGGGTTGAGAGTGTTTTTAAAGACTACCCAGAATACGAAATCACCACAGAGTACATGGACAGCAAAAAAATTGATTCGCCCGAATATTTTCAAACCGTACTCGAACTCTACCGCAAGAAATTTACAGGCAGACGCTATGAGGTCGTCATTGTGGCCGATAACTTTGCTTTTGAGTTTGCCCTAGAACACGGGAGCACTCTTTTTCCCAATACGCCCATTGTTTTTTGCGGTGTTGAAAATTTTGACCCCATGCAACTTCAAATTCATCAAGCAACCTACAAAACAACAGGCATAGTTGAGTATAAAGAAGTAGACAAGACTTTTGAGCTCATTGACGCTCTAGTGCCAAACCTCCAAAAAGTCTACATCATTAGCGACAAGGCTTACTCTTCGCGACGCATCAAGGAACAGATTTTTCAAGCCAAAGAAAAATACCTTGAGCGCTTTGAAATCATTTACGATAACGACATTTTGCTCGAAACCTTGCCTCAAAAACTTGCACAACTTCCAGTGCGCTCTGCTGTGCTTTTCACAAGTCTTTACCGCGACACCCGAGAGATTTACGTCCCTTATGCAAAGTTGAAAAGTTTTTTTAAAGAGACGCAACTTCCCATTTTTGCTTTAACGTCCATTCATCTGGATGAGGGAGTTGTTGGAGGCATTATGGTGGACCCCTTTACCCAAGGCAGCGAAGCGGCCAAAAAAGCCCTTGAGATACTAGGCGGTATCTCTCCTATGGATATCCCCATCACCACGCCTCAAGCCCAACCTATGTTTGACATGAATATGCTGACAAAACACGCTTTACTTACAGAAGCGCTGCCTAAAAATTCTATTATCATCAACATGCCCCTTGGATTTCTTGAGCGCAACAGAGAGCTTGTCAACAGCGTATTTACTCTCTCGCCTTTGTTGCTTTTCTTTACTATAGCGCTTTTGTTTGGGCTTTATAAAAAAACTGTTCTAGAAGAACAAATGCGTGCCCAAAATGAGCTTGATAGCGTTTTGCTCAACACCATACAAAGTGCCATTTTTTGGCGTTCTCATGAGGGGATTTTGCTCGGATGCAACCGCGCTTTGTGTACTTTGCTTAACAAGCCAAAAAAAGAGCTTATCGGCCACCATATCACTCAAATCATGCCAAACCTCAAAGATTTTATGCGCGAAGAAGAGGGGAGTTTCAAAACAGACATTGAGCTCTCCTATGTGGATATTGATGGCAAAAAACGCGACCTCATGATACGCCGAAAGCGCTTTGAACGCGGTGTTGTTACCATCATGACTGACGTTACCGAAAAACGAAAAATCGAACTAGAGTACAAGCGCCATGAGCAGTTTGTCTTACAGCGTTCCAAACAGTCCGAAGTAGGCGAAATGCTCGCCTCCATCGCCCACCAATGGAAAACACCTCTCATTGAAATTTCTGCCATCGCTCAATCTCTTGTTTATGCCCGCAAAAAACACGCCATCACCCAAGAAGAGGCCAAGGCGTTTTCAATGGAAATCATGGAACAAGTCTCTTATATGACCCAAACCATTGACGATTTTCGCGCGTTTATCAAGCCCTCAACAAAGCCTGTAGTTTTTTGTGTCAAGGATGCTATCGAGGATATTTTAAAGATTTTAAACCACACACTCAAATACAACTACATCACCTCAATCTTTACATGTAAAGACGAAGACATAGCACTCCAAACCTACGGCTACCCCAATGAATTTAAACAAACCCTTCTCAACATCATCAATAACGCCAAAGATGCCATCATCAAACAACGCATTGCAGGAAAAAAAGCAGGGCAAATCACTATCACTCTCTCACAAACCGCCCACAATGCTATTCTGGGGATTGAAGATGATGGGGGCGGCATGGACCCTGAAAGCCTGCCCCACGTATTTGACCCTTTTTACAGCACCAAAGAACATGGTGATGGCTTTGGGCTTTACATGGCCAAACTCATCATTGAAGATAAAATGCAAGGACGCATTCTAGCAAGCAACACAGACAAAGGTGCCAAAATCAGCATTCATCTTGCAAAAAATACGTCAAATGGTTAA
- a CDS encoding PilZ domain-containing protein, which produces MTAKLYTLCHLYFSTNTLAPLLKEETALFNITSLCANEATSFPKAQVYLMELDSITKEKLGILALLLKRHKGAHLYLLAAKELHQVILYKYALHVGIKEILFPFETPEIYVQTLKKIHQHLLTEIQRKEMYELGLTLWRHLPLVCYTDKTPLYASDAAREFLGEENFQIEDFPVEPFQVLADSNNQSWNAFCHGFKDAKETYMLFFPYEKKSSSSCITPSNTKKEAQTWLKSRLEEKETGQLSLILLTIDNSAELQKKLMEAEYQGAIHALKEKLSSFHEKIRLFAQWEESAYVLAFEEHSVESIKANIENFYATCKNIPSLEIFTLSAHVWHGVKEALPQVETLLDSMARRALEERDLTQRDISIFPSCGESLKEPQRILRTFYTFMVNKTPLKLQNIYKGLCINTASKVIKIKDKMVYFECQTLQAYTASESKKAVILSAELPFDIHGSAKFINFEEKYLIADSFYFLPDSTNSREYTRVQPSFRNPVYLKQGRVQVQGDMLDVSLKSIAFTSRQNVVSLAQNQTSIITFKLPDPTTEEGFIEIRATGKVVSQRPLKDLLTKIVVLLTLKDPYDAYLLRYMYMRQKELINELKQLTKNGQH; this is translated from the coding sequence ATGACAGCCAAACTTTACACACTTTGCCATCTTTATTTCAGCACCAACACGCTTGCGCCTCTACTCAAAGAAGAAACTGCGCTCTTCAACATCACCTCTTTATGTGCTAATGAGGCTACTTCTTTTCCAAAAGCACAAGTGTACCTTATGGAGCTTGATAGCATTACCAAGGAAAAACTAGGCATTTTAGCCTTATTGCTTAAGCGCCACAAAGGGGCACATCTGTACCTTCTTGCTGCCAAGGAGCTGCATCAAGTCATCCTTTATAAATATGCTTTACATGTAGGCATAAAAGAAATATTGTTTCCTTTTGAAACCCCTGAAATATACGTACAAACCCTCAAAAAAATCCACCAGCATTTACTCACAGAAATCCAACGTAAAGAAATGTACGAACTTGGACTTACTCTTTGGCGTCACCTTCCGCTTGTGTGCTACACCGACAAAACACCTTTGTATGCCAGTGATGCTGCTAGGGAATTTCTAGGAGAGGAGAACTTTCAGATTGAAGATTTTCCTGTTGAGCCTTTTCAAGTGCTTGCGGACTCCAACAATCAATCATGGAATGCCTTTTGTCACGGATTTAAGGATGCCAAAGAGACGTACATGCTCTTTTTTCCTTATGAGAAAAAAAGCTCCTCCTCTTGCATCACCCCTTCAAATACAAAAAAAGAAGCACAAACGTGGCTAAAAAGTCGCCTTGAAGAAAAAGAAACGGGACAGTTGAGCCTTATTCTTCTTACTATTGACAATAGCGCCGAACTTCAAAAAAAACTCATGGAAGCAGAATACCAAGGAGCAATCCATGCGCTAAAAGAAAAGCTTTCTTCCTTTCATGAAAAAATACGCCTTTTCGCCCAATGGGAAGAGAGTGCGTATGTCCTTGCTTTTGAAGAGCACAGTGTTGAAAGCATCAAGGCAAACATTGAAAACTTTTACGCAACCTGTAAAAACATCCCATCTCTTGAAATTTTTACACTAAGCGCGCATGTGTGGCACGGAGTCAAAGAAGCGCTCCCACAGGTAGAGACTCTACTTGATTCCATGGCACGCAGAGCACTTGAAGAGAGGGATTTAACACAGCGCGATATTAGCATTTTTCCTTCTTGTGGAGAATCACTAAAAGAACCCCAACGTATTTTGCGTACTTTTTACACTTTTATGGTAAATAAAACACCGCTAAAACTTCAAAATATTTACAAAGGGCTATGCATCAACACCGCTTCAAAAGTCATAAAAATCAAAGACAAAATGGTTTATTTTGAGTGCCAAACCCTCCAAGCTTACACAGCCTCTGAATCAAAAAAGGCGGTTATTTTAAGCGCCGAGCTCCCTTTTGACATCCACGGCAGTGCAAAATTTATTAATTTTGAAGAAAAGTACCTCATTGCTGATTCTTTCTATTTTTTGCCAGACAGCACCAACAGTCGCGAATATACCCGCGTGCAACCGAGTTTTAGAAATCCTGTTTACCTCAAACAAGGGCGCGTACAAGTCCAAGGAGACATGCTTGATGTTTCTTTAAAATCCATTGCGTTTACTAGCCGCCAAAATGTTGTCTCTTTGGCTCAAAATCAAACCAGCATCATTACTTTCAAACTTCCCGACCCTACCACAGAGGAAGGGTTTATAGAAATCCGTGCCACAGGCAAAGTTGTTTCCCAACGCCCGCTCAAAGACCTTTTGACAAAAATCGTTGTCCTTCTAACCCTAAAAGACCCCTATGATGCGTACCTATTGCGCTACATGTACATGCGCCAAAAAGAGCTCATTAACGAGCTCAAACAACTCACCAAAAACGGACAACACTAA
- a CDS encoding rhomboid family intramembrane serine protease produces MNSVLALIVANIACFLLQSFIPYSHAYFGLNRLFFDGLFLWQPFTSMFMHGGLTHLAMNMVVLFQFGTLLERTIGGRSFLALYLLGGILTSLLSFFFLYTLELNHVLVGASGAISVLIGWIARHDPYSRKGLVVALLLISFAPLLLGMNIAWYAHLFGFGVGWFWRRQ; encoded by the coding sequence ATGAACAGTGTTCTTGCGCTCATTGTCGCCAACATTGCTTGCTTTCTTTTGCAATCTTTTATTCCTTATTCTCATGCTTACTTTGGCCTCAATCGCCTCTTTTTTGACGGCTTGTTTCTTTGGCAACCCTTTACAAGCATGTTTATGCACGGGGGATTAACACATCTTGCCATGAATATGGTAGTGCTATTTCAGTTTGGCACTCTCTTGGAGCGCACCATTGGGGGTAGGTCTTTTCTTGCTCTTTATTTATTAGGTGGGATTTTAACATCGCTATTGAGTTTCTTCTTTTTGTATACACTCGAACTTAATCACGTTTTAGTAGGGGCTTCAGGTGCTATTTCCGTGCTTATTGGATGGATTGCTAGGCATGACCCTTATAGCCGAAAAGGATTGGTTGTGGCATTACTGCTCATCTCCTTCGCGCCGCTACTTTTAGGGATGAACATTGCGTGGTACGCCCACTTGTTTGGGTTTGGAGTGGGATGGTTTTGGAGAAGACAATGA
- the murA gene encoding UDP-N-acetylglucosamine 1-carboxyvinyltransferase — MYYLQIEGRYPLHGEVAISGAKNAALPLLASTLLCATPVRLNNVPKVADVQTFMKLLEHLGASCTFENNQATIDASTVNSTCANYDIVRKMRASILTLGPLLARFGQCEVSLPGGCAIGQRPIDLHLKALEQMGAVIEIKQGYVVATALEGLKGSTIVFDKVTVTGSENIIMAAALAHGNSTLVNVAQEPEVVQLCEVLMAAGVPIEGVGSNELHIQGSGQTLLSFPEICVIPDRIEAGTYLCAGAITNSPITLTHVRPDHLRALTRKLLKMGFGINETKNSVSLVPAKTIASVDIETTEYPGFPTDMQAQFMALVTQAKGTSVIDERLFENRFMHVSELTRMGAQIRLKGHSATVQGECSLTGADVMATDLRASSALVLAALVAQGTTRIHRIYHLDRGYEDLEGKLAKLGAKITRLSE, encoded by the coding sequence ATGTACTACTTGCAAATTGAAGGACGTTACCCGCTTCATGGCGAAGTCGCCATTTCTGGCGCAAAAAATGCTGCCCTCCCCCTTTTGGCTTCCACCTTGCTTTGCGCTACGCCCGTGAGGTTAAATAACGTTCCAAAGGTAGCAGATGTGCAAACCTTTATGAAACTCTTGGAACATTTGGGTGCTTCGTGTACCTTTGAAAACAACCAAGCTACCATCGATGCCTCAACTGTCAATTCCACGTGTGCTAACTATGACATTGTTCGCAAAATGCGCGCCTCTATTTTGACACTCGGGCCATTGTTGGCGCGTTTTGGTCAGTGTGAAGTCTCTTTGCCAGGAGGGTGTGCCATTGGTCAGCGGCCTATTGATTTGCACCTTAAAGCCCTTGAGCAAATGGGTGCAGTGATTGAGATTAAACAAGGCTATGTAGTGGCTACGGCCCTTGAGGGGCTAAAAGGTTCTACGATAGTGTTTGATAAAGTGACAGTAACAGGCAGTGAAAACATTATCATGGCAGCAGCCCTAGCCCACGGTAACTCTACCCTTGTGAATGTTGCCCAAGAGCCAGAAGTAGTGCAACTGTGTGAAGTTTTAATGGCGGCGGGCGTGCCTATTGAGGGGGTGGGAAGCAATGAGCTTCACATTCAAGGCTCTGGCCAAACACTTTTGTCTTTTCCTGAAATTTGTGTCATTCCTGACCGCATTGAGGCAGGGACTTATTTGTGTGCAGGAGCCATCACCAATAGCCCCATTACGTTGACTCACGTCCGCCCTGACCACTTGCGTGCTCTCACGCGCAAGCTTTTAAAAATGGGCTTTGGCATCAATGAAACAAAGAACAGTGTTTCTCTTGTGCCTGCAAAGACAATTGCAAGTGTGGATATTGAAACCACGGAATACCCCGGCTTCCCCACCGACATGCAAGCCCAGTTTATGGCTCTTGTCACACAAGCCAAGGGCACAAGCGTGATTGACGAGCGGTTGTTTGAAAACCGTTTTATGCATGTGAGTGAACTTACTCGCATGGGGGCGCAGATTCGGCTCAAAGGCCACAGTGCCACCGTGCAAGGGGAGTGTTCCTTGACGGGCGCGGATGTGATGGCGACGGATTTGCGTGCAAGCTCAGCTTTAGTATTAGCAGCCCTTGTTGCCCAAGGAACCACGCGGATTCATCGTATCTATCATCTTGATCGGGGTTATGAAGACCTTGAGGGAAAACTGGCTAAATTGGGTGCGAAAATTACCCGACTGAGCGAATAA
- a CDS encoding molybdopterin molybdotransferase MoeA, whose protein sequence is MELGLYEARDTLLSLVCPLKQTTFVPLNLALGRVTSEAIVCQKNLPSFNNAALDGFAFAHHEHAQTLRIKATIYAGRAQVPILEKDECYKIMTGAKVPEDADTIVAFEDALKYDEATVTLPPLVKKGNAFRVKGEEQAKGNVLIEAGTTLSPSHIAMLAAQGITQVPVVVRPRVAVVSTGDELKEPWEQSGEDEIHNCNSYALVALLQSAGFEADYSGVIPDSLEASKHFIGGLKIYDAVISSGGISAGEADFVREGLEANGFEAAFHGINIKPGRPTMVGRMGKTLVISLPGNPMAAFLNGFLLALPALKKLSGMGTVTPPFLRATNALAFTCKGGRNELVLGRIEAGVFTVTRSNKYGSGMLTPLLESNAVLVSEASQKHFDAGCEVWCVLLP, encoded by the coding sequence ATGGAATTAGGATTGTACGAAGCACGTGATACGCTACTCTCTTTGGTGTGCCCTTTAAAACAAACGACGTTTGTGCCCTTGAATTTGGCCCTTGGGCGTGTTACCTCCGAGGCTATTGTGTGCCAAAAAAACCTTCCTTCTTTTAACAATGCTGCCTTGGATGGGTTTGCATTTGCGCACCACGAACATGCGCAGACTCTACGCATTAAGGCCACCATTTATGCAGGAAGAGCGCAAGTGCCGATTCTTGAAAAAGATGAGTGTTATAAGATTATGACAGGAGCAAAGGTGCCAGAAGATGCCGACACTATCGTCGCATTTGAAGATGCCTTGAAATATGATGAGGCAACCGTTACCCTGCCCCCTTTGGTCAAAAAAGGCAATGCGTTTCGCGTCAAGGGAGAGGAACAAGCCAAAGGAAACGTGCTTATAGAGGCGGGTACGACCCTTTCCCCTTCTCACATTGCTATGCTTGCGGCTCAGGGTATTACTCAGGTGCCTGTAGTGGTCCGACCGCGCGTGGCAGTTGTCTCCACGGGTGATGAACTTAAAGAACCATGGGAGCAAAGTGGAGAAGATGAGATTCACAATTGCAACTCTTATGCCCTTGTGGCGCTGTTGCAAAGTGCAGGATTTGAGGCAGATTATTCGGGGGTTATTCCAGATTCTCTTGAAGCATCTAAGCACTTTATTGGCGGGTTAAAAATCTATGACGCAGTTATTTCTAGTGGCGGTATCAGCGCAGGAGAAGCAGACTTTGTGCGAGAGGGTTTGGAAGCCAATGGCTTTGAAGCCGCGTTCCATGGCATTAATATCAAGCCTGGTCGCCCAACCATGGTGGGGCGCATGGGAAAAACCCTTGTAATCTCGTTGCCCGGAAATCCTATGGCTGCTTTCTTAAATGGTTTTTTATTGGCTTTGCCTGCACTTAAAAAACTCTCTGGCATGGGCACGGTTACCCCGCCATTTTTGCGTGCTACGAATGCTTTGGCCTTTACATGTAAAGGGGGGCGCAATGAGTTGGTGCTTGGGCGAATCGAGGCGGGTGTATTTACCGTAACGCGCAGCAACAAATACGGCTCAGGTATGCTTACGCCTCTTCTGGAGAGTAATGCGGTGCTTGTAAGCGAGGCTTCCCAAAAGCACTTTGATGCAGGATGCGAGGTTTGGTGTGTTTTACTCCCCTAA
- the flgA gene encoding flagellar basal body P-ring formation chaperone FlgA produces MLLSHISPSLEAVPLMRLPSSSTFQIPFLRLEALLTEHNVTSVDQSGGIVTLRRHCDITHDIDFLKHSVQQAFEEAYGVISIKAITLVPQSVLPSDFKEYTLVQTRLSDANVRNAQGTFSAIFADGQGLRRTLYFRFHVEATLTGFKAKHNLPNGKILTLSDIESVRFALESLPSMPLQEVKPDTLVVKQYVRENTLLLERQFDAKLLVQRRSSVEALMQDGALAIGVRAQALEGGNKGDTIRIRTNEGKVFQARILSKNKVIIKE; encoded by the coding sequence TTGTTGCTTTCTCACATCTCCCCTTCTCTTGAAGCCGTGCCTTTAATGCGCTTGCCCAGCAGTTCCACCTTTCAAATTCCTTTTTTGCGTCTCGAAGCCCTTTTAACAGAGCACAACGTGACAAGTGTTGACCAATCGGGCGGTATTGTGACATTACGTCGCCATTGTGATATTACGCATGATATTGATTTTTTGAAACACAGTGTGCAACAAGCCTTTGAAGAAGCCTACGGGGTGATTAGCATCAAAGCTATCACTCTTGTGCCCCAATCTGTTTTGCCCTCAGATTTTAAAGAATACACCCTCGTGCAAACGCGTCTTTCTGATGCCAATGTGCGCAACGCCCAAGGCACCTTTTCTGCTATTTTTGCAGACGGACAAGGGTTGCGCCGCACGCTCTATTTTCGGTTTCATGTTGAGGCAACTTTGACAGGCTTTAAAGCGAAACATAATCTCCCAAACGGTAAAATCCTAACCCTTAGTGACATTGAGTCTGTGCGATTTGCGCTCGAATCGCTCCCCTCCATGCCCCTGCAAGAGGTAAAACCAGATACATTGGTTGTCAAACAATACGTGCGCGAGAATACCTTGCTTTTGGAGCGTCAATTTGATGCAAAATTGCTCGTGCAACGGCGAAGTTCCGTAGAGGCCCTAATGCAAGATGGCGCACTTGCCATTGGTGTGCGTGCCCAAGCGCTTGAGGGTGGCAACAAAGGCGACACCATTCGCATTCGCACAAACGAAGGGAAAGTTTTTCAAGCGCGCATCCTTTCTAAAAACAAGGTGATAATTAAAGAATGA
- a CDS encoding UbiX family flavin prenyltransferase, translating to MKRLIVGISGASGVTLGKRFVELLPKDVQVYVILSEHAKVVFKREEGVHLLDDQDIGGVSASGSFQNDGMIVVPCSMNSLAKIACGIADTLLTRTASVMLKEKRPLVLAPREMPFGTIALENMHKLSALGVVIAPPVLGYYAKPESLEMMEDFLIGKWFDLLGIPHALYQRWQG from the coding sequence ATGAAACGACTAATTGTAGGCATTAGCGGTGCAAGTGGAGTGACATTAGGAAAGCGTTTTGTGGAACTTCTTCCCAAGGACGTGCAAGTGTACGTGATTCTCTCTGAGCACGCCAAGGTGGTTTTTAAGCGCGAAGAAGGCGTGCATTTGCTGGATGACCAAGACATTGGTGGAGTGAGTGCCTCGGGCTCCTTTCAAAACGATGGCATGATTGTTGTGCCTTGTAGTATGAATAGCCTTGCTAAGATTGCTTGCGGAATTGCTGACACCCTGTTGACCCGCACGGCTTCGGTGATGCTCAAAGAAAAACGCCCTCTTGTCCTTGCGCCAAGGGAGATGCCTTTTGGAACGATAGCTCTTGAAAACATGCACAAACTCTCTGCTTTGGGTGTTGTTATCGCCCCGCCGGTGCTTGGGTATTATGCGAAACCTGAGTCTTTGGAGATGATGGAAGATTTTTTGATTGGCAAGTGGTTTG